One genomic region from Elusimicrobium sp. encodes:
- a CDS encoding outer membrane lipoprotein carrier protein LolA: MKKILMLLCLCCAAAGLSAETSLPVETPAAQEEVLASKIKEIADRFRAVNTISARFTQEKKLAILNEPVISRGLFYFSKKPSRIRWEYTEPFQNGFLLDADNTYRLEKGVKKKVKGVLARNIASQMLVWLAFDLHSLSNSYHINLLENGVELTPKSDDNKILEKITVWFSKTNSRALEKIQMDEPGGDNTVLIFENTKINKPIAEELFS, encoded by the coding sequence ATACTGATGTTATTGTGTTTGTGTTGCGCCGCGGCCGGTTTATCCGCGGAAACTTCTTTGCCTGTTGAAACACCGGCTGCCCAAGAAGAAGTATTAGCCTCTAAAATCAAAGAAATTGCCGACCGCTTCCGTGCGGTAAACACCATTTCCGCCCGTTTTACGCAAGAAAAAAAGTTGGCTATTTTGAACGAGCCTGTAATAAGCCGGGGACTTTTTTATTTTTCCAAAAAACCTTCTCGTATTCGTTGGGAATACACGGAGCCTTTCCAAAACGGTTTTTTATTGGACGCAGACAATACCTATCGTTTGGAAAAAGGCGTTAAAAAGAAAGTAAAAGGCGTGCTGGCCCGTAATATAGCCTCCCAAATGCTTGTTTGGCTCGCTTTTGATTTGCACTCTCTTTCCAATTCTTATCATATTAACTTATTGGAAAACGGGGTGGAACTAACCCCCAAATCCGACGATAATAAAATTTTGGAAAAAATAACGGTTTGGTTCAGTAAAACAAATTCCCGAGCCTTGGAAAAGATACAAATGGACGAACCCGGCGGGGATAACACCGTGCTGATTTTTGAAAATACCAAAATCAATAAGCCGATTGCAGAGGAACTTTTTTCGTGA